A part of Ptychodera flava strain L36383 chromosome 11, AS_Pfla_20210202, whole genome shotgun sequence genomic DNA contains:
- the LOC139143399 gene encoding protein Wnt-10a-like, producing the protein MFLLPLALLFCLPFQRGYGNQLFSTTVKPKYAELDANTVCGMVPGLTRKQHRICMQTPGLVASAIQGMMLAVHECQYQMRNRRWDCSDLEQKSKHPYESPIMAKGYRETAFAYAIASAGVAFQVTRSCAEGRHPQQCGCDLTSRTAPAQADWQWGGCSHNVAFGELFAGNFLDIRENGRSDIHSRMNLKNNDAGRVIVSQSVKKNCKCHGPSGSCQIKTCWMETAEFRDIGSEVKGRFDEAVKVSLDNGRGRTWFSTRGNRELERRDLVYFERSPDFCEPSSHLHTPGTRGRTCNKTSTNMDNCDSMCCGRGYNIYLDQRTEKCNCTFHWCCYVTCDECQVSEWVNVCK; encoded by the exons ATGTTTCTTCTGCCGCTAGCACTATTATTCTGTTTACCCTTTCAGAG GGGTTACGGCAACCAATTGTTCAGTACCACAGTCAAGCCCAAGTACGCCGAGCTGGACGCCAACACGGTCTGTGGCATGGTGCCCGGACTGACGAGGAAACAGCACCGCATTTGCATGCAGACGCCGGGCCTGGTCGCCAGCGCTATCCAGGGGATGATGCTGGCCGTACACGAATGCCAGTATCAGATGCGAAACCGCAGGTGGGATTGCTCGGATCTGGAACAGAAAAGCAAGCATCCGTACGAGAGCCCAATAATGGCGAAAG GTTACCGGGAGACAGCCTTTGCGTACGCAATCGCATCAGCAGGCGTTGCCTTCCAAGTGACGCGGTCCTGCGCTGAGGGCAGGCACCCACAACAGTGCGGTTGTGATCTCACCTCGAGGACAGCGCCCGCACAGGCCGACTGGCAATGGGGTGGCTGCAGTCACAATGTGGCATTCGGGGAGCTCTTTGCGGGGAACTTCTTGGATATCAGAGAAAACGGACGTTCGGATATACACTCAAGAATgaacctgaaaaacaacgacGCCGGCAGAGTG ATCGTCTCCCAGTCAGTGAAGAAAAACTGCAAATGTCATGGGCCATCGGGTAGCTGTCAGATCAAAACGTGTTGGATGGAGACGGCTGAGTTCCGAGACATCGGCTCCGAGGTGAAGGGTAGATTCGACGAGGCCGTGAAAGTCTCCCTGGACAACGGACGCGGCAGGACGTGGTTCAGTACCCGTGGGAACAGAGAGCTGGAGAGACGCGATCTCGTATATTTCGAACGCTCGCCAGACTTCTGTGAACCTAGCTCCCATCTTCACACGCCCGGCACGAGAGGGCGCACATGTAACAAAACCAGCACAAACATGGACAACTGTGACAGCATGTGCTGCGGACGAGGGTACAACATATACCTGGATCAGAGGACTGAGAAATGTAACTGTACTTTCCATTGGTGCTGTTACGTCACTTGTGATGAATGCCAAGTGTCAGAGTGGGTGAATGTCTGCAAATAG